From Ignisphaera aggregans DSM 17230, the proteins below share one genomic window:
- a CDS encoding translation initiation factor eaIF-5B (COGs: COG0532 Translation initiation factor 2 (IF-2; GTPase)~InterPro IPR000795:IPR004161:IPR004544:IPR005225~KEGG: hbu:Hbut_0443 translation initiation factor IF-2~PFAM: protein synthesis factor GTP-binding; elongation factor Tu domain 2 protein~SPTR: A2BJZ8 Probable translation initiation factor IF-2~TIGRFAM: translation initiation factor aIF-2; small GTP-binding protein~PFAM: Elongation factor Tu domain 2; Translation-initiation factor 2; Elongation factor Tu GTP binding domain~TIGRFAM: translation initiation factor aIF-2/yIF-2; small GTP-binding protein domain), translated as MVLEMSKHVDRKLRQPIVVVLGHVDHGKTTLLDKIRGTAVVKKEAGEMTQHVGASMVPSSVIEKVAMPLKKIIPFKLEIPGLLFIDTPGHELFSNLRKRGGSVADIAILVIDINEGVKPQTIESIDVLKARNVPFVIAANKIDKIQGWKPYPDEPIISSLKKQSRAVVNKLETLLYNLIAQLSSYGVNAEYFERVRDFMKVVPIVPVSAKTGEGIPELLAILAGITQRFLAERLRFAEGPAKGVVLEVKEQQGYGAALDVIIYDGVLRERDNIVVAGFNGPIVTKVRAILMPKPLTDIRIARTELQIVEEVAAAAGVRVIAPGIEEAIAGSPFFVVPNENEIEKYKRLVMEEVETIRFRRDIDGVIVKADTLGTLEAIILALNRKSIPIRIADVGPLTKRDVIEASIVAKNNKYYGVILLFNVKALPDAEELARKENIKIFSNNIIYKLIDDYINWIESEKMMELRREFESIVPPAKIKILPGYIFRRSDPAIVGVSILGGIIRPGMPLMRSDGRSIGEIQQIQYMGQTLREAKTGQEVAISIKGNVIVGRHIKEDDILYSDIPLSHVKILVSKFKNILDETSLTVLKEIIKIKSLKEPEYAAFLMQL; from the coding sequence ATGGTGCTAGAAATGTCTAAACATGTTGATAGAAAATTAAGACAGCCAATAGTTGTAGTTCTCGGACATGTAGATCATGGAAAAACAACATTATTAGACAAAATCAGGGGTACAGCTGTAGTAAAGAAGGAAGCTGGTGAGATGACACAACATGTTGGTGCTAGCATGGTTCCTTCTTCTGTCATAGAGAAAGTGGCAATGCCCCTTAAAAAAATTATTCCATTCAAACTTGAGATCCCGGGACTTTTATTCATAGATACCCCTGGACATGAACTGTTCTCTAATCTGAGAAAAAGAGGTGGTAGTGTTGCAGATATTGCTATCTTAGTTATTGATATTAATGAAGGAGTAAAGCCTCAAACCATTGAAAGTATCGATGTTTTAAAGGCTAGAAATGTACCATTTGTTATAGCAGCTAATAAAATAGATAAGATACAGGGCTGGAAACCTTATCCAGATGAACCAATAATTAGTAGTCTTAAAAAACAGAGTCGAGCTGTAGTTAATAAGTTAGAAACTCTATTGTATAATCTTATTGCTCAGCTCTCTAGCTATGGAGTAAATGCAGAATATTTTGAACGTGTAAGAGATTTTATGAAGGTAGTACCTATAGTTCCTGTATCAGCTAAAACTGGAGAAGGTATACCAGAACTATTGGCTATTCTTGCTGGTATCACTCAAAGATTTCTTGCAGAAAGACTAAGATTTGCCGAGGGTCCGGCTAAAGGTGTAGTACTTGAGGTAAAGGAGCAACAGGGTTATGGAGCTGCTCTAGATGTAATTATATATGATGGTGTTCTTAGAGAAAGAGATAACATTGTAGTAGCAGGCTTTAATGGACCTATAGTTACTAAGGTTAGAGCAATTTTAATGCCTAAGCCCTTAACAGACATTAGAATTGCTAGAACAGAACTCCAGATTGTTGAGGAAGTTGCTGCAGCTGCTGGAGTAAGGGTAATAGCGCCTGGAATTGAAGAAGCAATAGCAGGTTCACCATTTTTTGTGGTACCAAATGAAAATGAGATAGAAAAGTATAAGAGACTTGTTATGGAGGAAGTAGAAACAATTCGTTTTAGAAGAGATATAGATGGTGTTATTGTTAAAGCTGATACTTTAGGAACCTTAGAAGCTATAATTTTAGCTCTCAACAGAAAATCTATTCCAATAAGAATTGCCGATGTTGGTCCTCTAACTAAGCGTGATGTCATTGAGGCTTCTATTGTTGCAAAAAATAATAAATATTACGGAGTAATACTTCTATTCAATGTTAAAGCTCTTCCTGATGCTGAAGAATTAGCTCGGAAAGAAAATATCAAAATATTTAGTAATAACATAATTTATAAGCTTATCGATGACTATATTAATTGGATAGAAAGCGAAAAAATGATGGAACTTAGAAGAGAATTTGAGTCTATAGTACCGCCAGCCAAAATAAAAATATTACCAGGATACATCTTTAGGCGTAGTGATCCAGCAATAGTAGGTGTAAGCATTCTAGGAGGAATTATAAGACCTGGAATGCCTTTAATGCGAAGTGATGGCAGAAGTATTGGAGAAATACAACAGATTCAATACATGGGTCAAACATTAAGAGAGGCCAAGACGGGACAAGAAGTTGCAATATCAATAAAAGGCAATGTTATTGT
- a CDS encoding Ribosomal protein S6e (COGs: COG2125 Ribosomal protein S6E (S10)~InterPro IPR001377:IPR018282~KEGG: hbu:Hbut_0442 30S ribosomal protein S6e~PFAM: Ribosomal protein S6e~SPTR: A2BJZ7 30S ribosomal protein S6e~PFAM: Ribosomal protein S6e) has product MPEFKLVVSDPRVKQQKVIPVKVVGLEDLEYSDKHKEQRELPKVRVHSGLLKLLDPGLGVVVIRIWKNRANREKVNLVAIAEEGNVPDIQTVGVPIGFMREKLGATEALGEIFTASSFQIVVGGDIAARLIGLKIGDRIDGRIIGLKGVMLEIRGGSDLAGFPMRVDISGSVKKYILLSKGPGFRPKEEGERRRKLVRGNTISDDIVQINAVVIPT; this is encoded by the coding sequence ATGCCCGAGTTTAAACTAGTGGTATCAGATCCTAGGGTAAAGCAACAGAAGGTAATACCTGTTAAGGTTGTAGGTCTAGAGGATCTAGAGTATAGTGATAAGCATAAGGAGCAGAGAGAGCTACCAAAGGTTAGAGTACATTCTGGGCTACTAAAGTTGTTAGATCCTGGGCTTGGGGTAGTGGTTATAAGGATATGGAAGAATAGGGCTAATAGAGAGAAGGTTAACTTAGTGGCAATTGCTGAGGAAGGTAATGTTCCTGATATACAGACTGTTGGAGTTCCCATAGGATTTATGAGGGAAAAACTAGGTGCTACAGAAGCTTTGGGAGAGATATTTACAGCATCATCATTTCAGATAGTCGTTGGGGGTGATATAGCTGCAAGGCTTATTGGACTTAAAATAGGTGATAGAATTGATGGTAGAATAATAGGATTAAAAGGTGTAATGCTAGAGATTAGAGGTGGTTCAGATTTAGCTGGTTTTCCAATGAGAGTAGATATCTCTGGATCTGTAAAGAAATATATATTACTTTCTAAAGGACCTGGGTTCAGACCTAAGGAAGAGGGTGAGCGTAGAAGAAAACTTGTTAGAGGCAATACTATATCTGATGACATTGTACAGATTAATGCTGTAGTAATACCGACATAG
- a CDS encoding translation initiation factor 2 subunit gamma (aeIF-2g) (COGs: COG5257 Translation initiation factor 2 gamma subunit (eIF-2gamma; GTPase)~InterPro IPR000795:IPR015256~KEGG: smr:Smar_0831 translation initiation factor IF-2 subunit gamma~PFAM: protein synthesis factor GTP-binding; Initiation factor eIF2 gamma domain protein~SPTR: A3DMS2 Translation initiation factor 2 subunit gamma (AeIF-2g)~PFAM: Elongation factor Tu GTP binding domain; Initiation factor eIF2 gamma, C terminal) encodes MSLIPTMNIGVVGHVDHGKTTLVQALTGQWTARHSEELKKSMTIKLGYANGYISYCRDLEPPEAYGTSTVCPNGEKAEILKSVSYIDAPGHEILMATMLAGSVLMDAALLVIAANEPCPQPQTQEHLAALEIIGLNQLIVVQNKVDTVDKEQAKKNYKQIVDFISTTRFSKAPIIPVSALHKVNIDVLALAMYKLFKEPERILGKPGLMLIARSFDVNPPGTPPERLVGGVVGGGVIRGEIDIDDEIEIKPGVRIEEKGGKVRYEPLVTRVVSIKYGDIAVDKARPGGLVAIGTTLDPSLTKADRMRGNVLGHNVPDPVNSLVIEYRLFEKIAGIKGYEKMEPIKSREPIIITIGTMVGMGIVTKATSDMLEVTMREPVVVYQDRATVAISRNIKGRWRLAGWGYVKA; translated from the coding sequence ATGTCATTAATTCCTACAATGAATATAGGCGTTGTTGGACATGTAGATCATGGAAAAACAACATTAGTTCAGGCTTTAACAGGGCAATGGACTGCTAGACACTCAGAAGAATTAAAAAAGTCTATGACGATAAAGCTTGGTTATGCTAATGGGTATATATCATATTGTAGAGATTTAGAACCTCCCGAAGCTTATGGAACAAGTACAGTATGTCCTAATGGGGAAAAGGCTGAGATATTAAAAAGTGTATCATATATAGATGCACCAGGTCATGAAATTCTTATGGCTACAATGCTTGCAGGTTCTGTATTAATGGATGCAGCACTACTAGTTATTGCGGCCAATGAGCCTTGTCCTCAACCACAGACACAGGAACACTTAGCAGCTCTTGAAATAATAGGACTTAATCAACTTATTGTAGTTCAGAATAAAGTAGATACTGTTGATAAGGAGCAGGCAAAGAAAAACTATAAGCAGATAGTTGATTTTATTAGTACAACTCGTTTTTCAAAGGCTCCTATAATTCCTGTAAGTGCTTTACATAAAGTAAATATAGATGTATTGGCATTAGCTATGTATAAACTTTTTAAGGAACCTGAAAGAATTCTTGGTAAACCAGGATTGATGTTAATAGCAAGAAGTTTTGACGTTAATCCTCCTGGTACTCCACCAGAAAGACTTGTTGGCGGTGTAGTAGGTGGAGGAGTTATTAGGGGTGAAATAGATATCGATGATGAAATTGAAATTAAACCCGGTGTAAGAATAGAAGAGAAAGGTGGAAAGGTCAGATATGAACCCTTAGTAACTAGGGTTGTAAGCATTAAGTATGGTGATATAGCTGTAGATAAAGCACGCCCAGGAGGCTTAGTTGCTATAGGTACAACACTTGATCCATCACTTACAAAGGCTGATAGGATGAGGGGGAACGTACTAGGACATAACGTTCCAGATCCTGTTAATAGTCTAGTGATCGAATATAGATTATTTGAGAAAATTGCAGGAATTAAGGGTTATGAAAAGATGGAACCAATAAAGTCACGAGAACCTATAATAATAACAATAGGTACTATGGTTGGAATGGGAATAGTTACAAAAGCTACTTCAGATATGTTAGAGGTTACTATGAGAGAACCTGTAGTAGTATATCAGGATAGAGCAACAGTTGCAATTAGTAGAAACATAAAAGGACGTTGGAGATTAGCTGGATGGGGATATGTAAAGGCATAA